A stretch of the Eretmochelys imbricata isolate rEreImb1 chromosome 15, rEreImb1.hap1, whole genome shotgun sequence genome encodes the following:
- the MTRFR gene encoding LOW QUALITY PROTEIN: mitochondrial translation release factor in rescue (The sequence of the model RefSeq protein was modified relative to this genomic sequence to represent the inferred CDS: deleted 1 base in 1 codon), with amino-acid sequence MRRCMSVVLSWGGEAHAQNGRCGCCGTCADPPLPVPVKRSFCFHFLMNASSLFHSSILLTNINTLSWRPWLWRQQKFLSPRLAVPLLPVAGKKNSCDLLALSETDLEEQFVRGDGPGGQATNKTSNCVVLKHIPSGIVVKCHQTRSVELNRQRAREILQQKVDLFYKGENSDIFKEKRAAEKKKQEKKKRAKENLEKKRHIKEMQESDAK; translated from the exons ATGCGCAGATGTATGTCTGTGGTACtgtcttgggggggggag gcgcatGCGCAAAACGGCCGATGCGGATGTTGTGGGACCTGTGCTGACCCTCCCTTGCCT GTTCCAGTCAAGAGGagtttttgtttccatttccttATGAATGCTTCAAGTTTGTTTCATTCCTCAATCTTACTAACCAACATAAATACTTTGTCTTGGAGGCCATGGCTTTGGAGGCAGCAAAAGTTTTTATCCCCCCGACTGGCTGTACCTTTATTGCCGGTAGCAGGAAAGAAGAATTCTTGTGATCTTCTTGCACTAAGTGAAACAGACTTAGAAGAACAGTTTGTAAGAGGTGATGGCCCAGGAGGCCAAGCAACTAATAAGACAAGCAACTGTGTGGTCCTGAAGCATATTCCATCTGGGATTGTAGTCAAG TGTCATCAAACTAGATCAGTGGAGCTGAACCGACAGAGAGCCAGAGAAATCCTGCAGCAAAAAGTTGACCTCTTTTACAAAGGTGAAAATAGTGacattttcaaagagaaaagagcagctgagaagaaaaagcaagaaaagaaaaaaagagcaaagGAGAATCTAGAAAAGAAAAGGCATATTAAAGAAATGCAAGAATCAGATGCCAAATAA